A genomic stretch from Photobacterium atrarenae includes:
- a CDS encoding AbgT family transporter: MSNHTVQHAPEAPSGAMNKFLNLIERAGNKIPDPALLFFWALLTVWGLSALLSQFEFGLIHPVTGQAIEINNLLTGQSLAEFLAGMVKTFTGFAPLGIVLVAMLGVGVAEASGFINTGLKKMLNFTPAKLLTPMLILVAIVSHTAADAGYVLVIPLGGIIFHAAGRHPLAGIAAAFAGVSGGFSANFIPSGIDPLLAGFTQSAAQILDPAYIVNPLANLMFTGLSSIVVVSIGWYVTEKVIEPRLSKTAIDDDAEEAPDLGSFTAIESKAFNRAGWAMVLGVIALVAAVFPESSPLRSAEGEITAFSAPLMQSIVPLIFILFVIPGVVYGRVAGTFKSSDDIIKAMSTTMGTMGGYIVMAFFCAQFLAAFSQSNLGTLLALSGADLLKAMNLPGQVTIVGMILLTAFVNLLVGSASAKWALIGPILVPMLMAVGISPELTQAAYRVGDSVSNIISPLMVFFPLVVVYMQRYVKSAGIGTLASLMMPYSIAMLIGWTLFLLAYWALGIPLGIQAPYTYQL; encoded by the coding sequence ATGAGTAATCACACAGTACAACACGCCCCAGAGGCGCCTTCTGGTGCGATGAATAAGTTTTTAAACTTGATTGAGCGCGCAGGTAATAAAATCCCGGATCCGGCTTTGCTGTTTTTCTGGGCGTTACTGACTGTCTGGGGCTTGTCCGCCCTCCTTTCCCAGTTCGAGTTCGGGCTGATCCACCCTGTTACCGGGCAAGCCATTGAAATTAATAACCTGCTCACCGGCCAGTCGCTGGCAGAGTTCCTCGCCGGGATGGTGAAAACCTTCACCGGATTCGCACCGCTGGGGATTGTGCTGGTGGCAATGTTGGGCGTTGGGGTTGCTGAAGCCTCCGGCTTTATCAATACCGGCCTGAAAAAGATGCTGAATTTCACCCCGGCCAAACTGTTGACTCCGATGCTGATCCTGGTGGCGATTGTGTCGCATACAGCAGCTGATGCCGGTTATGTACTGGTGATCCCGCTGGGCGGCATTATCTTCCATGCCGCCGGGCGTCATCCTCTGGCCGGGATTGCGGCAGCGTTTGCCGGGGTGTCCGGTGGCTTTTCGGCGAACTTCATTCCATCCGGGATTGATCCGTTGCTGGCCGGGTTCACCCAGTCGGCGGCTCAAATCCTGGACCCCGCTTATATCGTCAACCCGCTGGCGAACCTGATGTTCACCGGGCTTTCTTCCATTGTGGTGGTTAGTATCGGTTGGTATGTCACTGAGAAAGTCATTGAGCCGCGCTTGAGCAAAACCGCCATTGATGACGATGCCGAAGAAGCGCCGGATCTGGGTTCGTTCACTGCGATTGAATCCAAAGCCTTTAACCGTGCGGGTTGGGCGATGGTGCTGGGTGTGATTGCGCTGGTCGCTGCGGTGTTCCCGGAATCCTCGCCGCTGCGTTCAGCGGAAGGGGAGATCACCGCGTTCTCTGCGCCGCTGATGCAGTCGATTGTACCGCTGATCTTCATCCTGTTTGTGATCCCGGGCGTGGTGTACGGCCGGGTCGCCGGTACGTTTAAATCCAGCGATGACATTATCAAAGCAATGTCGACCACCATGGGCACCATGGGGGGCTATATCGTGATGGCTTTCTTCTGTGCTCAGTTCCTGGCGGCCTTCAGCCAGTCGAACCTGGGCACCCTGCTGGCGCTGTCGGGCGCGGATTTGCTCAAGGCGATGAACCTGCCGGGCCAGGTAACTATTGTCGGGATGATCCTGCTGACTGCGTTTGTCAATCTGCTGGTGGGCTCAGCGTCGGCGAAGTGGGCCCTGATTGGTCCGATCCTGGTGCCGATGTTGATGGCGGTCGGAATTTCGCCTGAGCTGACGCAAGCGGCATACCGGGTCGGGGATTCGGTGTCGAATATTATCTCACCGTTGATGGTGTTCTTCCCGCTGGTGGTGGTGTATATGCAGCGCTATGTGAAAAGTGCCGGCATTGGCACCCTGGCTTCGCTGATGATGCCATACTCGATTGCGATGTTGATTGGCTGGACGCTGTTCCTGTTGGCCTATTGGGCGCTGGGGATCCCGTTGGGAATTCAGGCTCCTTATACTTACCAACTGTAA
- the guaB gene encoding IMP dehydrogenase, whose translation MLRIKQEALTFDDVLLVPAHSTVLPNTADLRTRLTKDITLNIPMVSASMDTVTEGRLAIALAQEGGIGFIHKNMSIEQQAREVSMVKKFEAGVVSEPVTVKPDNTIEDVKRLTEENGFAGYPVVTDNHELVGIITGRDVRFVTDLSLKVEDVMTPKGKLAAAKEGASREEVEQIMQQHRVEKVLLVNDNFQLRGMITAKDFQKAERKPNACKDDRGRLRVGAAVGAGAGNEERVKALVEAGVDVLLIDSSHGHSEGVLQRIRETREAYPELPIVGGNVATAEGARALIEAGVSAVKVGIGPGSICTTRIVTGVGVPQITAIADAAAVANEFGIPVIADGGIRFSGDMCKAIAAGASCVMVGSMFAGTEESPGEVELYQGRAYKSYRGMGSLGAMSKGSSDRYFQTDNAADKLVPEGIEGRVAYKGHLKEIVHQQLGGLRSSMGLTGSATIDDMRTKAEFVRISGAGMKESHVHDVTITKEAPNYRLG comes from the coding sequence ATGTTACGAATCAAACAAGAAGCTTTGACTTTCGATGATGTCCTGCTGGTTCCAGCTCATTCTACCGTCCTGCCTAACACTGCCGATCTGCGCACCCGTCTGACCAAAGACATTACGCTGAACATCCCGATGGTGTCGGCGTCCATGGACACGGTCACAGAAGGTCGTCTGGCGATTGCCCTGGCTCAGGAAGGCGGTATCGGTTTTATTCACAAAAACATGTCGATTGAGCAACAGGCTCGCGAAGTCAGCATGGTGAAAAAGTTCGAAGCCGGTGTGGTTTCCGAGCCGGTCACGGTCAAGCCGGACAACACCATTGAAGATGTGAAGCGACTGACTGAAGAGAACGGCTTTGCCGGTTACCCGGTGGTGACCGACAACCACGAGCTGGTGGGGATTATTACCGGCCGTGACGTCCGCTTTGTGACCGACCTTTCCCTGAAAGTAGAAGACGTGATGACGCCGAAAGGCAAGCTGGCTGCTGCCAAAGAAGGTGCGTCTCGCGAAGAAGTTGAACAAATCATGCAGCAGCACCGGGTTGAAAAAGTACTGCTGGTGAACGACAACTTCCAGCTGCGTGGCATGATCACCGCCAAAGATTTCCAGAAAGCTGAGCGCAAACCGAATGCCTGTAAAGATGACCGTGGTCGTCTGCGTGTCGGGGCCGCTGTTGGTGCTGGTGCCGGTAACGAAGAGCGGGTGAAGGCCCTGGTTGAAGCGGGTGTCGACGTGCTGCTGATCGATTCTTCACACGGCCACTCTGAAGGGGTGCTGCAGCGTATTCGTGAAACCCGTGAAGCTTATCCTGAGCTGCCAATCGTCGGCGGTAACGTGGCAACGGCAGAAGGGGCGCGTGCCCTGATTGAAGCCGGTGTCAGCGCGGTGAAAGTCGGGATTGGCCCGGGCTCCATCTGTACCACCCGTATCGTGACCGGTGTTGGTGTACCACAAATTACTGCGATTGCCGATGCGGCTGCGGTTGCCAATGAATTCGGGATCCCGGTCATTGCCGACGGCGGGATCCGCTTCTCCGGTGACATGTGTAAAGCGATTGCCGCCGGTGCCTCTTGCGTGATGGTTGGCTCCATGTTCGCCGGGACGGAAGAGTCTCCGGGTGAAGTTGAGCTGTACCAGGGCCGTGCGTACAAGTCATACCGTGGTATGGGCTCGCTGGGTGCGATGTCCAAAGGCTCATCAGACCGTTATTTCCAGACCGATAACGCGGCCGACAAGCTGGTGCCGGAAGGCATTGAAGGCCGCGTCGCTTACAAAGGTCACCTGAAAGAGATTGTCCACCAGCAACTGGGCGGCCTGCGCTCCAGCATGGGTCTGACCGGTTCTGCGACTATCGATGATATGCGCACCAAAGCGGAATTTGTCCGTATCTCCGGTGCCGGGATGAAAGAGTCTCACGTTCACGATGTGACCATCACCAAAGAAGCGCCAAACTACCGTCTGGGCTAA
- the guaA gene encoding glutamine-hydrolyzing GMP synthase, translated as MTTTTNIHDQRILILDFGSQYTQLIARRIREIGVYCELWSWDVAESDIRDFNPNGIILSGGPESVTEAGSPRAPQYVFEAGVPVLGVCYGMQTMAEQLGGQVAGSTEREFGYAQVKVVEPTDFFHNIEDAISEDGKGLLDVWMSHGDKVVEIPQGFVKVAETETCPYAAMANVEKHFYGVQFHPEVTHTRQGMRIIESFVLGICGCEKLWTSENIIEDAVARIKEQVGDDEVILGLSGGVDSSVVAMLVHRAIGDKLTCVFVDNGLLRLNEGEQVMEMFGDHFGLNIVHVNAEDRFLSALEGEDEPEAKRKIIGRVFVEVFDEEAGKLQNAKWLAQGTIYPDVIESAASKTGKAHVIKSHHNVGGLPEEMEMGLVEPLKELFKDEVRKIGLELGLPYNMLYRHPFPGPGLGVRVLGEVKKEYCDLLRRADAIFIEELHKADLYNKVSQAFTVFLPVRSVGVMGDGRKYDWVVSLRAVETIDFMTAHWAHLPYDFLGKVSNRIINEVDGISRVVYDVSGKPPATIEWE; from the coding sequence ATGACCACGACCACAAATATTCATGACCAACGTATCCTGATCCTGGATTTCGGTTCTCAGTACACGCAACTTATTGCTCGCCGTATTCGTGAAATCGGTGTTTACTGTGAGCTGTGGAGCTGGGATGTTGCTGAGTCGGATATCCGCGATTTTAACCCGAACGGTATTATTCTTTCTGGTGGTCCGGAGAGCGTCACCGAAGCGGGCTCTCCGCGTGCGCCGCAATATGTTTTTGAAGCCGGTGTGCCAGTGCTGGGTGTCTGTTACGGCATGCAGACTATGGCCGAGCAACTGGGCGGTCAAGTGGCCGGCTCAACGGAGCGTGAGTTTGGCTACGCACAGGTGAAAGTGGTTGAGCCGACAGACTTCTTCCACAATATCGAAGATGCGATTTCTGAAGACGGCAAAGGTCTGCTGGATGTCTGGATGAGCCACGGTGACAAAGTGGTCGAGATCCCGCAAGGCTTCGTCAAGGTAGCAGAAACTGAAACCTGTCCGTATGCCGCGATGGCGAATGTTGAGAAGCACTTTTACGGCGTGCAGTTCCACCCGGAAGTAACCCATACCCGTCAGGGCATGCGGATCATCGAAAGTTTCGTGTTGGGGATCTGTGGCTGTGAAAAACTGTGGACCTCTGAAAACATCATTGAAGACGCTGTGGCCCGCATCAAGGAGCAGGTTGGTGATGATGAAGTGATCCTCGGCCTGTCCGGCGGTGTTGATTCGTCCGTGGTAGCGATGCTGGTTCACCGCGCGATTGGCGACAAGCTGACCTGTGTGTTTGTTGATAATGGTCTGCTGCGCCTGAATGAAGGTGAGCAGGTGATGGAAATGTTCGGTGATCACTTCGGTCTGAATATCGTACACGTCAATGCGGAAGATCGCTTCCTGTCAGCGCTGGAAGGCGAGGATGAGCCGGAAGCCAAGCGTAAGATCATCGGCCGTGTATTTGTTGAAGTGTTCGACGAAGAAGCCGGCAAACTGCAAAATGCCAAGTGGCTGGCGCAAGGCACCATTTATCCGGATGTGATTGAATCTGCAGCCTCGAAAACCGGTAAAGCGCACGTGATTAAATCACACCACAACGTGGGCGGCCTGCCGGAAGAGATGGAGATGGGTCTGGTCGAGCCGCTGAAAGAACTGTTCAAAGACGAAGTGCGTAAGATCGGCCTCGAGCTGGGCTTGCCGTACAACATGCTGTACCGCCACCCGTTCCCGGGACCAGGTCTGGGGGTTCGCGTACTGGGCGAAGTGAAGAAAGAGTACTGTGATCTGCTGCGCCGCGCTGATGCGATCTTTATCGAAGAGCTGCATAAAGCCGATCTGTACAACAAAGTTTCGCAAGCTTTCACTGTATTCCTGCCGGTTCGCTCGGTTGGCGTGATGGGCGATGGCCGCAAATATGACTGGGTTGTTTCCCTGCGTGCAGTGGAGACGATTGACTTCATGACCGCGCACTGGGCACACCTGCCGTACGACTTCCTGGGTAAGGTTTCAAACCGCATCATTAACGAGGTCGATGGCATTTCCCGTGTGGTTTACGATGTTTCCGGGAAGCCGCCGGCAACCATCGAGTGGGAATAA